The DNA segment ATTGTTTCTTCAACTGCTCTTTGAGGGTAATGCAACATATAGTAAGCACAAATAATGTTTAGACTATGAGGTCTTTTAAATCATCCCATGGCTCTTTTTTATATTAGATCGATCTCTAGCATGTTCTTTATTCATGTTATGTTTATTTGTTCTTTTGATAGAAGTTGCCacggggtgggggggggggtgggggggggggagttGGAAGCGGGGAAAAGTCAGGGTGTGAAAATTGTGAACAGGTTCATTATCCTTGGAAGgtaaatatattaatattttaaaatttaaattagtTTAAAATAATTTAGTTTTGGGGAGTTAAGAGGAAAATTAGGATAGCATCATTTATTTATTTTGGGACAACCAGGAAAAGTAGGGAAAAAGTTTATGTGACGTTAATGTGGCAAACAAAATTTTTTTTGAGGAAAGTGCAACAACTCGCTTCCCCTAACTGAGTGGTTTTACTCTAAAAAAACAAAGAGCTCACAATTTTTTTTCATCCTAATTTAAAAACTATGAAAAATCACATATTGTGGCACATCAATACAAAAGAAAATACTAAAATGCATCTCAATAAAATATGTCGCGACATAGGTCGACACCAAAGGGTAAGCAGTACTTGTCTTCAAACCAAAACAAACCAAACATAATCCCAAATAAAACAAGTGTCTTACAGATAAATAAACATTCAATGCACATAAGTTTCGATTCAAGTCACTTTCTAGAGCTCAGTCGTGCTAAACTTCACTCATTATTGTTACCTGAAAAGTATGCGAAAAAAGTAGCAATGAAAAATAGTGGGTGAGTTCGTAGGATTAAAATAGATAGTGTGTTGTAGTAATCAACATAAGTTTAGACAACAATGTTAAATAAGTACACAAGTAGGGTGATGCAATTGTCATGAGCCCATAATCAAACCTAGCAGACTACGTCCTTACATTAGTGTCACAATTGACAtcaatcatcatcgtcatcatactcagtaaatacCACCAATAGCATAGCTAAGGTAGAGTTTCATGAGGGTAAGATGTACACAGTTTTACCTCTACCCCATAACGTTTATTGAAGGGTCATACAAGGATTATctatttgtgaaatttttgattgTACAAtatgttgatgatgataatgcaTCCTACTTGATTCTAATGTGCATGTTTCATATTAAGTTATCCAAAATCCTATACTAACTAAAAACATGATTTTCATCCCTAAGTTTATATAAATCAAATTGAAACCTAAAAGTTTGTAGAAATGGTTTTGTTGTGAAAGATGATTGTTTTAAAAGCGAGATGAATACTAGTTTACATGTTCATGATTTTGAATATTTTGACAGGATTTTATAAGTATATTGAAAATAAAAGATAGAAATGTAAGAATGGTAAACAAACACATATCAAATTGTAGGGAATGATGTAAAGATGATGGATATACTCTTGAAATCCTTGTTTCCATACTTGAAAATGGGGAAGAATGGTGGTGGTGGCCAAaaaatggagagagagagagatgtgagAGAAGGCGGTGAATGATCGAGTGATAAGAATGAAAATGTGttttaagagcattcacatcctatcCATTAATTCCGAGAAGGagatttttatattataaaaggTGGTTGTAGATGGTTTTGAATGGATGAGAGAGAAAATGTCATtcttcatctgtatatttgaggggacactaTTCACTCTCTATAATTTTTTactatattttgaaagtggttgtgagtggaggtgagagaaaaggtaataaaggtataaaaaacatTATTTAATTAGAAGGAGAGAGAATATAATTGTTTTTAGTTGTCGACGTATCACGCGGGATGAGGTGAGAACAACCCTTAGAAAAATGGGAAGGGCTAAGGCAGTTGGGCCAGATAACTTACCGATTGAAGTATGGAAATGCTTGGGAGAAGAAGGAGTACATTGGCTAACTATTTTATTCAATCTTATTTTCAAATCTGGGAAAATGCCAGATCAATGGAGGAATAGTGTAGTAGTACTTGTGTATAAGAACAAAAGGGACGCCCAATGTTGTGGGAATTACAGAGGGATTAAGTTGCTAGGATACACTATGAAATTATGGGAGAGAATATTTAAGACAAGAATCAGGAGAGAAACTCAAGTCACAGTAAACCAATTTGGTTTCATGCCAGGGCGATCGACTACGGAAGCAATACATATTCTAAGGATATTGATGGAGAAGTATAGGGAGAAGAAACGGGACCTACACATGGTGTTCATTGATCTTGAAAATGCCTATAACAGTGTGCCACGTAGACTGGTTTGGGATAGTTTGGGGAGTAAAGGGGTTTCTGGGAAGTATATACACTTAATTAGGGATATGTATGTTAGGACTGAGACTAGTGTCCGAGCGCCTATAGGGGATACTGATTTTTTCCGGGTGGAAGTAGGACTGCACCAAGGGTCTGCTTTGAGCCCTTTTTCTATTTGTAGTTATCCTAGATGAGTTGACAAAGTTAATTCAGGAGGCTCTTCCGTGGTGCCTGCTTTTTGTAGATGATATTGTGTGGACACATAAGATTAGACCGGATAAGAAATGATGTTTTTAGGGAGAGGTTAGAAGTAGCTAGTATATCAGATAAGATAAAGGAGGGAAGATTGAGATGAtttgggcatgtgaagaggaGGCAGAAGATAGAGCCAATTAGAGTCGTTGAAACTCTCGAGGTGGAGGGATGTAGGAGTAGAGGCAGACCCCAAATAACTTGGGATGAGCGGATTATGCAGGATTTGCAAAGATTGCACCTCTCTGAGAACATGATCCATGATAGGAGCTCGTGGAGACGTAGAATTAAGGATAAGAATTTCTAGCAGAGGATACAATTATGTTTTTAGGTGTAGTGTATGGTCGTAGATATGTATCTATATGTATAGGCTATTTGTGTTGTTAGATTTGTCTTGTTTACCATGCACTCTTTCACCACTCATGTTATATTGGTAGCTTCATACACACACACCCCATGTTCTATTTATTTCTTTCCTGGGTGTTTTGGAGCCAaaggtctcactggaagcagtctctctatccctagggatagaggtaAGGTGTGCTTACATCCCACTCTCCCTAGACCCTACTAATAACTTTGCTATTTGTAAGATTTTACTgggtatgattgattgattgattagtGTAATTACAGGGTAGAAAATGGTGgataggatgtgaatgctctaagtggTCGTTAGATATAAAATTAAATGGTAAGATTGAGGTGATGCAAAGAGTCTTACAACTCTTGTAGGCCaaaagttacaaaaaaaaaaaaaaaaaaaaagaccggGGATGGTTCTAGAATATCATTTTAGTTAAACTCTAAACTTTGTCGTAAGTGATAAGTTTTAagtgttatataataatattggTAGGTGCATTTTCTTTAATACAACTTGTAACATGTgatgttatatttttttatttttttatgacaTAACATAAGTTATAAATATTAATATTACTACTAAgaggtaagatcaaataaaaaaacttgttttgcctaagtaggatgagaagGAATCTTAACAATCTATTTTCAAATCATTGATTAAGATGAAAATGTAAGAAAAAAAAGATGTTCAAGGGTACCTTGGGAAAATCCTATTTTTTGACTATCTCTCttcacatgcaaggcacatgcatattTCACCCTCCATTTTTTAGACGTTGATAACTTTTTTATatgacattattttttcataaaaatttcaccataaaATCGGGCATccttttatctttaatttgagtaccatattgctatatagggtaaattacatttttcgtcctttattttgtatcagattgcaatgAATAACCTTtaatttcaataattacagtcactgTAATTAgtttttttgggtaaattacacttttcgtcctttatgtttatatcggattacaatggatgacctttaactttaatattTACAATCACAGTCCTTTATTTAAAAAACTCATTGCACCTttcgtcctttaacactaactcagttaaaattttaagttaaatctagtcatgtgcACCACATGTCAGGGCATTTATGTTAAAAGAATAAAATAAATACCATAAACACCTCGTCTCTCTGAATCATTATGATTTgagtaaatttcaaagttcgtcctttatgtatgtctaaaatatcaaagtatgtcctttgtctttaatatCTTCAAGAAACATACCTAATGTTTGCAAAACCAAtcaggttatgtcctttaccctaaacctAGTTTGTTTTTCCAGTTAATTCAGATCATGTGAGAAGCACATGAGGGTATATTGGTCATTTTACCCtaaatactaaaaaaaattataaaaaattcagatatctctctctctctaaacacagacagatctctctctctctctctctctctctctctctctctctctctctctaaaaatccCAACCACCAACCTGCCACCACCCTTCATCACCACCATCCCTCCTCCATCAACTTTTTCGATTTCAAGACCTGCAACTTTTTCAAGTTCAACACCTGCAACACTCCATCCTCTCAAAGGGGATTTCTAAGTGATGGGGATTTTCAAACTGCAAGTGATGGTGGTCTAACAAACAGAACCTCAAGTTTCCTTGAATTAGGTAATTTAGGTATGCCAACTGCACTTTTTAGAAGAAACTGATAATATTGGCCCTAAAACCTAAAATATTATACAGATCTGCGATTTCACATATCTTATACAAACCCTAAAACCTAAAACCTCACCATCTTCTTCTCCATCTTTcacatatcttatacaaacacaatTACAGCTGTCGGGTGGTGGTGAGCGACAACACCCACCTACCAGCCCCCCCTCTTCTGTTGGCAAGactgaccaccaccaccactgtcggGTGGTGGTGAGCGACGGATGGATCGGAAGATGGTGAgcagaggagagagagagagagagagagagagagaacaatcgagaagagagagagagagggagagagccgccgctcacggcggcggcagCGACGGAGTCCGGCGGCGGCAGTGGAGTCACGGCGGAGGTTGTGTTCTCCAGCTTGCCTGGTTTTCTGGTGAGAATCGGAGATCTGTGGCTTCCAAAAGCCCGATTCCTTTGCCACCATCTTCCAAACGCCCGATTCGTTTTTCAGATCTTCAATCGGAGATCTGTGGCTTTGGTGTGGCGGTTTTGGTTTCGGAGATCCAGGTTATGGTGTGGGGGTGGTGTGGTCTGGAGTGAGGGTGGTGGTGCCATGGTCGCCGGTGAACCTGCTGTCGGCTTCATGGTGGCAGATGATGGTGttaaagagaagagagagagtgtgttttagagagagagacaGAGTGTGTGtaaagtgtgtgtgagagagagaggggatatatataatttatttatgtttttgttattaaattattttatttattgggTTTATGgttatttattataatatttaggataaaatgactaaaatacccttatgtggggtTGACTTAGTCAACTTTAACCATGAAAACTAATTGTGTTATGACTAAAGGACATAACCTGattggtttttcaaacattaGGTATGTTTCTTGAAgatattaaagataaaggacatactttgatatatttgacatacataaaggacgaactttgaaatttactcttATGATTTTTATAGATTCAATCTTTCTTCACTTCTTGTTAACCCCAAACCCATATGGTTGACCTGTAAACATCAATCCACACCTCCCTTTCTCTAAACACCATAAACATATGGGTTTTTCCCTAATCTGAAACACCCATAAATCAAGTACTGAAGAAAACTTTTATGGATTTAAACCTCTCGGGTCAACCATTCTGCACCCATTTAGAAACCAAGAACCCAAGATTAAAGGGGTTTATGAGTGGGTGCCTTAGATGAATAATTAAATTCTTGGGTACAGGAGGGGAACCACCATTAAAACCATTAGCCTCAAAAGAACGAAGTATGGCTAAAACAAAGTCAAAATCGAACATTGACACAAGTGGGCAACCACCACTAAAACCATATCCTTTGAAATAAATCAAGAACAAAGTGTGTTATATTTGGGCTCAGATCTGCAAATATGAATCTGATTAAGTGGATCGAACATCGGCATGGCTGCACCACAGATCTGCAAATATGAATCGTGTTCCGCAAGGGTGGTGGTGTCGGCGACGGAGAGAGCGTCGCCGTGTTCCGCCGCCACAGTGGCGGCATCTCCGGTGAGGATTTCTTCGGTGAAATGAAATCGGCGGATGATTTGTTGTGCTTTTTTTCTTTTTGTCTATTGAATTGCTTGTTGAAGCTAGGGTTCCTCATTTGAAGGTTAGCCTGCCCCCTTTCACTCTCTCGTATGCATCCGACATGGTGAAGGATCAACAAACCCTCGTTTGATTATGTTTATGTGGGGTGGCGCTGCCGACGTGGCTCCGCCACAAGGGTGGTGGTGTCTGGCCATTTTCTAAAGTGAGAGACATgagagagaagaaagagaaaGGGGATAATGTGTGGTCATGTCTGCTGCGAAAATGAAAAAAAAGGTCTTTTATATATAGAAGgaaaattactaatataccctcgtgtgcaaggcacatgtaatatttaactgaaaattttaactaggttatgGTTAAAGGACGTAAGACGTAACGaattttccaaataaaggacgatgactgtaattattaaagttaaaggctatcaATTGCAATccagtacaaacataaaggacgaaaagtgtaatttaccctagtTTTTTTTGCattacaaataaaggattgttaCTGTAATTGTTGAAGTTGGAAGGTCATCCATTACAATCTCATACAATCATAAAGGACGAAAAACGTAATTTACcctgctatataaaatatgatgactaaaaaaacccacaaaaatgtATTGattttctatgttgtataacattttttttgtgtTAGATTTTTGTATTACATTTTTGTGCTAATTTTTTTTGTGGTGAATTTTTTTgccttaatttttttttctaaattttttgtgctggattttttgtaatagatttttttgtgctgaattttctgtgctatatttttttgtattagATTTtctgtgctatattttttttgtattagattttgtgtgttatatttttttgtattgaatTTCTTATGATAAATtttttgtactggatttttttgttgtattttttagAAAACAAACGGGATGTCACAAGTCATTTTCACACTCCTACTTATAAGGATCAAAATATTTTAGTACCAAAATTCCCTTCCTTCTTACTTATAAGGAGTCACATTTCATCATAATAATGcttcttaggctacttaggcaaaatccactttttaaTGGATGCTTTCCCCTACTACTGATAATATTGTTGTCTGcaatttaattttatattaaaTATTACCACTAATATTTATTAATAATATTGTTGTCTGGCAAATTAATTTTATGTATCATCAATTTAGCTTTTAGTATCTGAAATATACAAATAAAGTCTTAAATTCTAAGGGGTCATTTGGAGGCTTTTtaggtgtgcaaaaaaccgaattaaccgaaccataaccgaattaaccgacaaaaccgaaccaaaaaaaccgaaccaaataaaaaaccggtgggtcggttaatgtttttttttttaaaaccgaaagtagcgggtcggttatggttatcattttttccatactCACCATatccgaaccgaaccgacatgtaataaatctttgtaggatttaggacttttcaccatatttttaatattttatgtttttgactgaagatttttagtacttatgggtttttgatatcattttgtggttttcgttgaatgtttatttgaatttatggaatgtatcatatcacttatttgaatattcgataataattggtattaatattattattatatgtattttttaatgctatgtaatatactaatatatacaaatatgcaataacaatttattacatgttaaaaaaattaagatATTTTTAGCTAGGCTAAATATACGGTTAACAACTCATAACCGACCCActataaccataaccaccataaccaatcatatggttatggttatccaataacctACATCGCGGTTATGattatggtttttggtcaaaaccgacccaaaccgacccatacACATCTAGTATCAACACACTTAGCATCATGATAAGCCACTTAGATTCAAGTACGATCAAAGATCAAGTCAATGTCAAAGCAATAGTTAAAGTGAAACTTGATTAGGAATGTTAAAAAGTTCACGGCTTGCTTGAAAAAGCTCGCCTCGGTTGTAAACGAGTCGGCTCGGTTCGATTTGTAAACGAGCTGAGTCCGAGCTAGATCAAGTCGAGCCAAGCCTGAGCTAGGGCTGGCTTGGCTCGTGAGCCCGTGAGTCGGCTTGAATTATTATATTTTGTATATATTGGTAAAATTCTACAtgtattaaaatttaaaatatgaCGGAAGTAGCTAAAGTATTAAtatttttagttttaattaattaggtaacatataaaaaaacaaaaaaaaaagatacaTATAATGTTTTTAGTATgtcactaggttataacccgtgtattacacgggttgaataaataaattttatatactaaataaatatatctttaaaaacctcatttatttcacgggttgaataaatataattttatatattaaataataaaaagttatatctataagaaccatattgtacgggttgaataaatgtagttttatataacaaataaaaaagttatatctttaaaaccacgcgtattacacggtttgaataaatgtaatattgtttaccaaataataaaaaaaaattacatctttataGATATGcacattacacggtttgaataagtgtaattttctgtactaaataataaaaaaatatatatccttaaaaacccccgtgtattgtacgaattcaataaatctaattttatatatcaaataataaaaagttatatcttaaaaaacctcatatattacatgggtcgagtaaatgtaattttgtatagtgaaaataaaaatatttaatatattaatacaaagtttggttttcgtgataaaaatagattattctgttgcaaaatttgttaaccaAGTCTCAacaaatttaaccctttatttaaaactccgtaaatatataaatgataaataatattagttatttttattttaagtttcgtaaaatatatttgataccaaactaaacaaagcgttcaaatataattaattcaaataaataatatcatAGAtgggaaggagattaaactaaataataattatccataagatattaaactactaatatttagtagaagggttatctataatataagatataaaactaaataatattaaactaaaattataattatctatgagaaattaaactaaaataataattacctataagagatggcctaatatgatgacaattGTCCCAAAAGTGgcttcttttattatatagtatagattctaTGTTTAAAATATTTTGAACTCCACTTTTCAGTTCGATAATATAAATCAGTCAAGCTAAGCGGGCTCGTTTAAGTTCGAGCTCAAGCCTaacctggctcggctcggctcgacaGCCCGAGATGACATGCATGATACACCATCTCTCTCCTAGACCTGAATAATGAACAACGTACCTCAAATATTTTCAAGTGTATCGAGAATCCGCTGCAATTCACGCACAACCATTTTGACATCCATCCTTTGTGTTGGGGAATCCACAGAGCATGCTACTCCAATCTTAATTGTTAGAGTCAAACATTCCTCTATTTTCTTGGCATTTTCTTCATTATTTTGCAGAACAATTCTTTGCTCTTGATACAGGTTTAGAATGGTAACATCAATGATATCAATTACATTGTCTAGCAAGGCCATTGAAGCAAATTTATGAAGGCTAAGGTCTTCATTAAAGATGTCATCAGTTGGGTGTTTCCCGGTCATCGCCTCTAGAACTAGTATTCCAAAACTGTAGATATCCCCATTACTTGTCATCTCACTCCCGAGACCATACTCTACAACTTACAAGCAATTACATTATAAAAAAAGGTAATAATGTAAGTAAATATGAAAGCCTATTATACCTGGAGCAATGTAACCCATTGTACCGCGAATCCCAGTTGAGTTGTTTTGGTATGAAGTTCCAAGAAACCGAGCTAAACCGAAATCTCCAACATGAGCCACCATATCATTATCGAGTAGAATGTTACTAGGCTTCAGGTCACCATGAATAATGGTTGGTAGACAGTGATTATGAATATAATCAAGTGCATTTGCTACATCCATAAGAATTTTTATCATTTGAAGAAGGTTTAGCCTTGATGTATTTCGACTTGAATGCAACCAATCATGCAAACTCCCATTGGGCATGAACTCATATACCAAAGCTTTGAATGGATTTCCTTGAAAGTCAATACTTGAACATGAAGTTATAATCTTCAACAAATTCCTGTGTCGAAGATTCCGCCATGCTTCACATTCCCTCATAAAGCTTCTTTGAGCTCCACGATTTTGAAGATGTAGAACTTTGATTGCAACAAATGTGTCATTATCTTCAAAAAGGATTCCTTTATAAACAGAACTATAACCACCAGTTCCAATCAAATTGGATTCGGAGAACCCATTGGTAGCCTTTAGAAGTCGATTGTATGAAACTTTTAGGTGTCGTTCGCTTGTTGACGATTGTGAAAGATggctctttcttttcttcttacACCAAGCATATGCTAAACATGTTGCGGTGAAAAGTGCGGATGCGACCAATGTAACTATTAAATAGAGATGAAACTTCTTCGTAAATTTACTTGTCTCCTTGCATTTGGGTAACCCAAGTTCAATAATGCCACCACAAAGCCTTCTATTCCCCAAAACAGAGAATGCACTTTCATTAGCGAACACTCCTACCATTGGAACTTCACCCTCAAAATCATTATATGACAAGTTCAAATGTTCTAACTTAAACTTTTCAAAAAATCTAGGAATGTGCCCCGATAAATTGTTATGAGAAATATCGAGTACCACCAATCCTTTCAACGAATTTAATGATAATGGTATCATACCTTGAAATAAATTGCCTTTGAGGGACAACTGTGATAGGCTACTACAGCCACCAAGGCTACTAGGAATCTTACCAGAAAAATTATTATCAGATAAATTCAAAGTAGTCAACATGTTGAGGTTTCCAACCTCAATTGGAAGTGAACCAAACAGGTTGTTTCGAGAAAGATCCAATGTTATGGAGAGACTTGAAAGTTGAAGAAGTCGTATAGGTATTTTCCCATTAAGTTTATTGTCATTAAGGTACAACTCTAATAGATGATAACAATTTCCTAGACTTGATGGAATAACCCCTTCTAACATGTTTGAAGATAAATAAAGTGTTATCAACGATGACAAGTTCCCTATGGAATCAGGAATCTGCCCTGAAAGTTGGTTTTCATCTAAACAAAGGCCTTCTAAGTTTTGAAGGTTACCAATCGTTGAAGGGATGTTTCCCGTGAATTGGTTTCCACATAATGCCAACGTATTCAGGCCAACAAGATTACCAATTGAACTAGGGAGGTTTCCATATAACTGATTATCAGCAAACCATAACTCCTGGAGTTGATTAGAAAGATTACCTATTGATCTAGGGAGAACTCCTTGAAACTTGCATTTAGCAAGAGACAACATCTGTAATCTTGTGCAGTTTTTCAAAGAATCAATAAACTTCATTTCATCTGCTTCTTTGCTTCCAAAGAGGTTTCCATCAATGTTTATAATATACATATTTGTTAGTTTTGAAAAGTCAACTTTCAAGGGTCCACTAAACTTGTTTTTACCGAGTTCAAGAAGTTCTAAACTCGTACAATTAGAAATGGATGCCGGAAGAGGTCCACTTAGTTGGTTACCCCATAATTGAAAAAAAACAAGATTAGGAAGCCTTGCACCTATGGCTGAATAAAGACCACCTGTCAATTGATTATCAGACAAGCTAATATTAGCTAGGAGTGAAAGGTTATAAAGAGAATTAGAGATGGTTCCATATAAATTACAACCACCAAAGTAAATTTCTTTTAAACTTTTCATGAGGCCTAAGGTGTCTGGAATGGTCCCACCCAACGGATTTCCAGCAACAGAAAACAATTCCAATGATGTATTGTTTCCCAAGATGGTTGGGATTCCACCTGTAAGCTTATTATTAAAAAGTGAAAGAACAGT comes from the Helianthus annuus cultivar XRQ/B chromosome 4, HanXRQr2.0-SUNRISE, whole genome shotgun sequence genome and includes:
- the LOC110933170 gene encoding probable LRR receptor-like serine/threonine-protein kinase At3g47570, yielding MNSKYPMVNLSSFSPIHFLFYSLVVSLSSTVICGGIETDHEALLKIKSLITRDPYGALTSWNDSLHLCNWSHVYCGKRHRRVTYIDLSSQGLEGSLSPHVGNLSFLRGLSLGNNSFQGAIPQEVGRLSRLRHLFLYQNKFNKVIPTNLTGCFNLEEIGLSNNELVGSIPKEISSLTKLTFLSLFNNKLTGGIPTILGNITSLELFSVRGNPLGGGFPNILSQWKNLREFYARGCNLTGTIPHEIGHLSRLTVLSLANNKFCGVIPTNISGCSNLEQLYLSDNELVGSIPKEISTLTKLTVLSLFNNKLTGGIPTILGNNTSLELFSVAGNPLGGTIPDTLGLMKSLKEIYFGGCNLYGTISNSLYNLSLLANISLSDNQLTGGLYSAIGARLPNLVFFQLWGNQLSGPLPASISNCTSLELLELGKNKFSGPLKVDFSKLTNMYIINIDGNLFGSKEADEMKFIDSLKNCTRLQMLSLAKCKFQGVLPRSIGNLSNQLQELWFADNQLYGNLPSSIGNLVGLNTLALCGNQFTGNIPSTIGNLQNLEGLCLDENQLSGQIPDSIGNLSSLITLYLSSNMLEGVIPSSLGNCYHLLELYLNDNKLNGKIPIRLLQLSSLSITLDLSRNNLFGSLPIEVGNLNMLTTLNLSDNNFSGKIPSSLGGCSSLSQLSLKGNLFQGMIPLSLNSLKGLVVLDISHNNLSGHIPRFFEKFKLEHLNLSYNDFEGEVPMVGVFANESAFSVLGNRRLCGGIIELGLPKCKETSKFTKKFHLYLIVTLVASALFTATCLAYAWCKKKRKSHLSQSSTSERHLKVSYNRLLKATNGFSESNLIGTGGYSSVYKGILFEDNDTFVAIKVLHLQNRGAQRSFMRECEAWRNLRHRNLLKIITSCSSIDFQGNPFKALVYEFMPNGSLHDWLHSSRNTSRLNLLQMIKILMDVANALDYIHNHCLPTIIHGDLKPSNILLDNDMVAHVGDFGLARFLGTSYQNNSTGIRGTMGYIAPEYGLGSEMTSNGDIYSFGILVLEAMTGKHPTDDIFNEDLSLHKFASMALLDNVIDIIDVTILNLYQEQRIVLQNNEENAKKIEECLTLTIKIGVACSVDSPTQRMDVKMVVRELQRILDTLENI